The Hemibagrus wyckioides isolate EC202008001 linkage group LG12, SWU_Hwy_1.0, whole genome shotgun sequence genome includes a window with the following:
- the LOC131362395 gene encoding NACHT, LRR and PYD domains-containing protein 12-like isoform X2: protein MQAMLVLGRCCHRPDLRVRRIDWKRSMCLLGINWERLVCGRRGTMMSGVRDETFRPIQIKRSDSPEPSSISMKSDVSMDLPWNITDSLHAVRSIQIKRSDSPKPNCLSMKSNVSMDLPRNFKDADSLHADSTVPKNRSKSPEPSCVSMKSDASMDLPWNFKDAGSLHADSIVPKKRSKPSEPSCVSMKSEVSMDLPSNFRDAGSLHADSASRKALKRREIISATGHKPQSAAVNELQKKFKLNLKKKFQCLNGVMLNLGTQRLLNEIYTELYITEGDSGDVNNEHEVRQIEAASRRTTTTEETPIKCNDIFKPLSKKDKPIRTVLKKTSSEQDKPIRTVLTKGVAGIGKTVSVQKFILDWSEGKTNQDVHLIFPLPFRELNLMKDQKLSLMELLHVFFKETKKTEMSRLEKVLFIFDGLDECRFPLNFQNTERVCDVTESASVQELLINLIKGNLLPSALIWITSRPAAADQIPSECVHRVTEVRGFNDPQKEEYFRKRISDQSLANNIITHLKSLRSLYIMCHIPVFCWISATVLERMLGEAETGEIPKTLTEMYTHFLIIQTNIIRGKYSQKQESDEEMLLKLGQLAFQQLMKGNLIFYEEDLRECGIDVREAAVYSGVCTQIFREEFGLHQSKVYCFVHLTIQEHLAALYVHQTFMKKKINVLNQSQVCNTISDVHKSAVEQALKSQTGHLDLFLRFLLGFSLESNQKLLHTLITQTGSSSDSKEETVQYIKQKISKDLPPEKSINLFHCLNELGDNSLVEEIQRYLKSGKQSRLSSSQLSALVFVLLTSEQDLEEFDLNKYFSPEKITDLVLLKMMPVIAASRKAIIRCDAIQSGLLALASVLNSKSSNLKELHLTVDTLQVSGNDLRISGVNTLCAVLENPQCKVEKLRLCDCGVSDEGCAALTSALRSNPSHLRELNLSENNLGDSGVKSLSGLLENSLCKLERLGLWDCGVSDKDCTALTSALRSNPSHLRDLDLSENNLGDSGMKSLSALLENPLCKLETLRLRGCGVSDEGCAALTSALRSNPSHLRELDLFGNNLGDSGVKSLSALLENPLCKLETLRIRCDTIQEKTSVALASVLNSETSNLKELHLTVYALELSRNDLGALGVREMHLTVDTLELYGNKLGDSGVETLCAVLENPQSKVEKVRLYSCRVSDEGCAALTSALRSNPSHLRELNLSGNNLGDSGVKSLSALLENPHCKLETLRLYDCGVSVEGCAALTSALRSNPSHLRELNLDGNKIRDSGVKSLSALLENPLCKLETLRLCGCGVSDEGCNALTSALRSNPSHLRDLNLSENKLGDSGVKSLSALLENPLCKLETLGCIDCDVSDEDYAALSSALTSNPSHCIYTCSKPKEWEETWLYNYKDHFLNTISTPRG from the exons GCCTATACAGATAAAGAGATCAGACTCACCAGAACCCAGCAGTAtctccatgaagagtgatgTGTCTATGGATCTTCCTTGGAACATTACAGACTCTTTACATGCAGTCAG GTCTATACAGATAAAGAGATCAGACTCACCAAAACCCAACTGTCTCTCCATGAAGAGTAATGTGTCTATGGATCTTCCTAGGAACTTTAAAGATGCAGACTCCTTACATGCAGACAG TACTGTACCAAAGAATAGATCAAAGTCACCAGAACCCAGCTGTGtctccatgaagagtgatgCGTCTATGGATCTTCCTTGGAACTTTAAAGATGCAGGCTCCTTACATGCAGACAG TATTGTACCAAAGAAGAGATCAAAGCCATCAGAGCCCAGCTGTGTCTCCATGAAGAGTGAGGTGTCTATGGATCTTCCTTCGAACTTTAGAGATGCAGGCTCCTTACATGCAGACAG TGCTTCAAGAAAGGCattaaagagaagagaaatcaTCTCAGCTACAGG ACACAAACCACAATCTGCTGCTGTTAATGAACTCCAGAAAAAGTTCAAATTAAATCTGAAGAAGAAGTTTCAGTGTTTAAATGGAGTGATGTTAAACCTGGGAACCCAAAGACTCctgaatgagatctacacagagctctacatcacagagggagacagtggagacgtcaataatgaacatgaggtgagacagatcgAGGCAGCATCcaggagaacaacaacaacagaggaAACACCAATCAAATGTAATGACATCTTTAAGCCTTTGTCTAAAAAAGACAAACCCATCAGAACTGTGCTGAAAAAGACCTCATCTGAACAAGACAAACCCATCAGAACTGTTCTGACAAAGGGAGTCGCTGGCAtcggaaaaacagtctctgtacagaagttcattctggactggTCTGAAGGGAAAACAAATCAGGACGTCCACCTcatatttccacttcctttcagagagctgaatttgatgaaggaccagaaactgagtctgatggagctccttcatgtcttttttaaggaaacaaaaaaaacagaaatgtccaGATTGGAAaaggttctgttcatttttgacgGATTGGACGAGTGTCGTTTTCCTCTGAATTtccagaacacagagagagtgtgtgatgtaactgaatcagcatcagtgcaggagctgctgataaacctgatcaaagggaatctgcttccctctgctctcatcTGGATCACCTCCCGACCAGCAGCAGCTGATCAAATCCCCTCTGAGTGTGTGCATCGAGTCACAGAGGTACGAGGGTTCAATGACCCACAGAaggaggagtatttcaggaagaggatcagtgatcagagcctggccaataacatcatcacacacctgaagtcattaagaagcctctacatcatgtgccacatcccagtcttctgctggatttcagccactgttctagagaggatgttgggtgaagcagagactggagagatccccaagactctgactgaaatgtacacacacttcctcatcattcagacaaacatcataAGAGGAAAATACTCACAGAAGCaggagagtgatgaagaaatGCTTCTTAAACTGGGACAACTGGCTTTTCAGCAGCTGATGAAAGGgaacctgatcttctatgaggaagacctgagagagtgtggcattgatgtgagagaagcagcagtgtactcaggtgtgtgtacgcagatcttcagagaggagtttgggctTCACCAGAGTAAAGTGTACTGCTTTGTTCATCTGACCATTCAGGAGCATCTTGCAGCTCTGTATGTGCACCAGACCTTCATGAAGAAAAAGATAAATGTTCTTAATCAGAGTCAGGTCTGTAACACAATTTCAGATGTTCACAAGTCTGCAGTAGAGCAGGCATTAAAAAGTCAAACTGGACATCTGGACCTTTTCCTTCGCTTTCTTCTGGGTTtctcactggagtccaatcaGAAACTCTTACATACCTTAataacacagacaggaagtagctcCGACAGCAAAGAGGAAACAGTTCAGTACATTAAGCAGAAGATCAGTAAAGATCTTCCtccagagaaatccatcaatctgttccactgtctgaatgaactggGTGATAATTCTCTAGTGGAGGAAATCCAACGCTACCTGAAATCTGGAAAACAAAGTAGACTCTCTTCCTCCCAGTTgtctgctctggtgtttgtgttactgacctcAGAACAGGATCTGGAAGAATTTgacctaaataaatatttcagtccAGAGAAGATAACAGATCTGGTTCTTCTGAAGATGATGCCTGTGATTGCAGCATCCAGAAAAGCAAT TATCAGGTGTGATGCAATACAAAGTGGTTTGTTGGCTCTGGCATCAGTGCTCAACTCAAAAAGCTCCAATCTGAAAGAACTGCATCTGACTGTTGATACACTTCAGGTGTCTGGGAATGATCTAAGGATCTCAGGAGTGAATACTCTCtgtgctgtactggagaatcctcagtGTAAAGTGGAGAAACTGAG gttgtgtgattgtggtgtctcagatgaaggctgtgctgctctgacttcagctctgagatcaaacccctcacacctgagagaactgaatcTATCTGAgaataatctaggagactcaggagtgaagagtctctctggtCTACTGGAGAATTCTCTCTGTAAACTGGAGAGACTggg gTTGTGGGATTGTGGTGTCTCAGATAAAGACTGtactgctctgacttcagctctgagatcaaacccctcacacctgagagacctgGATCTGTCTGAgaataatctaggagactcaggaatgaagagtctctctgctctactggagaatcctctctgtaaactggagacactgag gttgcgTGGTTGTGgtgtctcagatgaaggctgtgctgctctgacttcagctctgagatcaaacccctcacacctgagagaactggatctgtttgggaataatctaggagactcaggagtgaagagtctctctgctctactggagaatcctctctgtaaactggagacactgag gATCAGGTGTGATACAATTCAAGAAAAAACTAGTGTAGCTCTGGCATCAGTACTCAACTCAGAAACCTCCAATCTGAAAGAACTGCACCTGACTGTGTATGCACTGGAGCTGTCTAGGAATGATCTAGGAGCATTAGGAGTGAGAGAAATGCATCTGACCGTGGATACACTGGAGTTGTATGGGAATAAGCTTGGCGATTCAGGAGTGGAAACACTCTGTGCTGTATTGGAGAATCCCCAGTCTAAAGTGGAGAAAGTAAG gttgtatagttgtcgtgtctcagatgaaggctgtgctgctctgacttcagctctgagatcaaacccctcacacctgagagaactgaatcTGTCTGGgaataatctaggagactcaggagtgaagagtctctctgctctactggagaatcctcactgtaaactggagacactgag gttGTATGATTGTGGTGTTTCAgttgaaggctgtgctgctctgacttcagctctgagatcaaacccctcacacctgagagaactgaatcTGGATGGGAATAAAAtcagagactcaggagtgaagagtctctctgctctactggagaatcctctctgtaaactggagacactgag gttgtgtggttgtgGTGTCTCAGACGAAGGCTGTaatgctctgacttcagctctgagatcaaacccctcacacctgagagacctgAATCTGTCTGAGAATAaactaggagactcaggagtgaagagtctctctgctctactggagaatcctctctgtaaactggagacactag
- the LOC131362395 gene encoding NACHT, LRR and PYD domains-containing protein 12-like isoform X5, translating into MKSDVSMDLPWNITDSLHAVRSIQIKRSDSPKPNCLSMKSNVSMDLPRNFKDADSLHADSTVPKNRSKSPEPSCVSMKSDASMDLPWNFKDAGSLHADSIVPKKRSKPSEPSCVSMKSEVSMDLPSNFRDAGSLHADSASRKALKRREIISATGHKPQSAAVNELQKKFKLNLKKKFQCLNGVMLNLGTQRLLNEIYTELYITEGDSGDVNNEHEVRQIEAASRRTTTTEETPIKCNDIFKPLSKKDKPIRTVLKKTSSEQDKPIRTVLTKGVAGIGKTVSVQKFILDWSEGKTNQDVHLIFPLPFRELNLMKDQKLSLMELLHVFFKETKKTEMSRLEKVLFIFDGLDECRFPLNFQNTERVCDVTESASVQELLINLIKGNLLPSALIWITSRPAAADQIPSECVHRVTEVRGFNDPQKEEYFRKRISDQSLANNIITHLKSLRSLYIMCHIPVFCWISATVLERMLGEAETGEIPKTLTEMYTHFLIIQTNIIRGKYSQKQESDEEMLLKLGQLAFQQLMKGNLIFYEEDLRECGIDVREAAVYSGVCTQIFREEFGLHQSKVYCFVHLTIQEHLAALYVHQTFMKKKINVLNQSQVCNTISDVHKSAVEQALKSQTGHLDLFLRFLLGFSLESNQKLLHTLITQTGSSSDSKEETVQYIKQKISKDLPPEKSINLFHCLNELGDNSLVEEIQRYLKSGKQSRLSSSQLSALVFVLLTSEQDLEEFDLNKYFSPEKITDLVLLKMMPVIAASRKAIIRCDAIQSGLLALASVLNSKSSNLKELHLTVDTLQVSGNDLRISGVNTLCAVLENPQCKVEKLRLCDCGVSDEGCAALTSALRSNPSHLRELNLSENNLGDSGVKSLSGLLENSLCKLERLGLWDCGVSDKDCTALTSALRSNPSHLRDLDLSENNLGDSGMKSLSALLENPLCKLETLRLRGCGVSDEGCAALTSALRSNPSHLRELDLFGNNLGDSGVKSLSALLENPLCKLETLRIRCDTIQEKTSVALASVLNSETSNLKELHLTVYALELSRNDLGALGVREMHLTVDTLELYGNKLGDSGVETLCAVLENPQSKVEKVRLYSCRVSDEGCAALTSALRSNPSHLRELNLSGNNLGDSGVKSLSALLENPHCKLETLRLYDCGVSVEGCAALTSALRSNPSHLRELNLDGNKIRDSGVKSLSALLENPLCKLETLRAKVENRINRLCGCGVSDEGCNALTSALRSNPSHLRDLNLSENKLGDSGVKSLSALLENPLCKLETLGCIDCDVSDEDYAALSSALTSNPSHCIYTCSKPKEWEETWLYNYKDHFLNTISTPRG; encoded by the exons atgaagagtgatgTGTCTATGGATCTTCCTTGGAACATTACAGACTCTTTACATGCAGTCAG GTCTATACAGATAAAGAGATCAGACTCACCAAAACCCAACTGTCTCTCCATGAAGAGTAATGTGTCTATGGATCTTCCTAGGAACTTTAAAGATGCAGACTCCTTACATGCAGACAG TACTGTACCAAAGAATAGATCAAAGTCACCAGAACCCAGCTGTGtctccatgaagagtgatgCGTCTATGGATCTTCCTTGGAACTTTAAAGATGCAGGCTCCTTACATGCAGACAG TATTGTACCAAAGAAGAGATCAAAGCCATCAGAGCCCAGCTGTGTCTCCATGAAGAGTGAGGTGTCTATGGATCTTCCTTCGAACTTTAGAGATGCAGGCTCCTTACATGCAGACAG TGCTTCAAGAAAGGCattaaagagaagagaaatcaTCTCAGCTACAGG ACACAAACCACAATCTGCTGCTGTTAATGAACTCCAGAAAAAGTTCAAATTAAATCTGAAGAAGAAGTTTCAGTGTTTAAATGGAGTGATGTTAAACCTGGGAACCCAAAGACTCctgaatgagatctacacagagctctacatcacagagggagacagtggagacgtcaataatgaacatgaggtgagacagatcgAGGCAGCATCcaggagaacaacaacaacagaggaAACACCAATCAAATGTAATGACATCTTTAAGCCTTTGTCTAAAAAAGACAAACCCATCAGAACTGTGCTGAAAAAGACCTCATCTGAACAAGACAAACCCATCAGAACTGTTCTGACAAAGGGAGTCGCTGGCAtcggaaaaacagtctctgtacagaagttcattctggactggTCTGAAGGGAAAACAAATCAGGACGTCCACCTcatatttccacttcctttcagagagctgaatttgatgaaggaccagaaactgagtctgatggagctccttcatgtcttttttaaggaaacaaaaaaaacagaaatgtccaGATTGGAAaaggttctgttcatttttgacgGATTGGACGAGTGTCGTTTTCCTCTGAATTtccagaacacagagagagtgtgtgatgtaactgaatcagcatcagtgcaggagctgctgataaacctgatcaaagggaatctgcttccctctgctctcatcTGGATCACCTCCCGACCAGCAGCAGCTGATCAAATCCCCTCTGAGTGTGTGCATCGAGTCACAGAGGTACGAGGGTTCAATGACCCACAGAaggaggagtatttcaggaagaggatcagtgatcagagcctggccaataacatcatcacacacctgaagtcattaagaagcctctacatcatgtgccacatcccagtcttctgctggatttcagccactgttctagagaggatgttgggtgaagcagagactggagagatccccaagactctgactgaaatgtacacacacttcctcatcattcagacaaacatcataAGAGGAAAATACTCACAGAAGCaggagagtgatgaagaaatGCTTCTTAAACTGGGACAACTGGCTTTTCAGCAGCTGATGAAAGGgaacctgatcttctatgaggaagacctgagagagtgtggcattgatgtgagagaagcagcagtgtactcaggtgtgtgtacgcagatcttcagagaggagtttgggctTCACCAGAGTAAAGTGTACTGCTTTGTTCATCTGACCATTCAGGAGCATCTTGCAGCTCTGTATGTGCACCAGACCTTCATGAAGAAAAAGATAAATGTTCTTAATCAGAGTCAGGTCTGTAACACAATTTCAGATGTTCACAAGTCTGCAGTAGAGCAGGCATTAAAAAGTCAAACTGGACATCTGGACCTTTTCCTTCGCTTTCTTCTGGGTTtctcactggagtccaatcaGAAACTCTTACATACCTTAataacacagacaggaagtagctcCGACAGCAAAGAGGAAACAGTTCAGTACATTAAGCAGAAGATCAGTAAAGATCTTCCtccagagaaatccatcaatctgttccactgtctgaatgaactggGTGATAATTCTCTAGTGGAGGAAATCCAACGCTACCTGAAATCTGGAAAACAAAGTAGACTCTCTTCCTCCCAGTTgtctgctctggtgtttgtgttactgacctcAGAACAGGATCTGGAAGAATTTgacctaaataaatatttcagtccAGAGAAGATAACAGATCTGGTTCTTCTGAAGATGATGCCTGTGATTGCAGCATCCAGAAAAGCAAT TATCAGGTGTGATGCAATACAAAGTGGTTTGTTGGCTCTGGCATCAGTGCTCAACTCAAAAAGCTCCAATCTGAAAGAACTGCATCTGACTGTTGATACACTTCAGGTGTCTGGGAATGATCTAAGGATCTCAGGAGTGAATACTCTCtgtgctgtactggagaatcctcagtGTAAAGTGGAGAAACTGAG gttgtgtgattgtggtgtctcagatgaaggctgtgctgctctgacttcagctctgagatcaaacccctcacacctgagagaactgaatcTATCTGAgaataatctaggagactcaggagtgaagagtctctctggtCTACTGGAGAATTCTCTCTGTAAACTGGAGAGACTggg gTTGTGGGATTGTGGTGTCTCAGATAAAGACTGtactgctctgacttcagctctgagatcaaacccctcacacctgagagacctgGATCTGTCTGAgaataatctaggagactcaggaatgaagagtctctctgctctactggagaatcctctctgtaaactggagacactgag gttgcgTGGTTGTGgtgtctcagatgaaggctgtgctgctctgacttcagctctgagatcaaacccctcacacctgagagaactggatctgtttgggaataatctaggagactcaggagtgaagagtctctctgctctactggagaatcctctctgtaaactggagacactgag gATCAGGTGTGATACAATTCAAGAAAAAACTAGTGTAGCTCTGGCATCAGTACTCAACTCAGAAACCTCCAATCTGAAAGAACTGCACCTGACTGTGTATGCACTGGAGCTGTCTAGGAATGATCTAGGAGCATTAGGAGTGAGAGAAATGCATCTGACCGTGGATACACTGGAGTTGTATGGGAATAAGCTTGGCGATTCAGGAGTGGAAACACTCTGTGCTGTATTGGAGAATCCCCAGTCTAAAGTGGAGAAAGTAAG gttgtatagttgtcgtgtctcagatgaaggctgtgctgctctgacttcagctctgagatcaaacccctcacacctgagagaactgaatcTGTCTGGgaataatctaggagactcaggagtgaagagtctctctgctctactggagaatcctcactgtaaactggagacactgag gttGTATGATTGTGGTGTTTCAgttgaaggctgtgctgctctgacttcagctctgagatcaaacccctcacacctgagagaactgaatcTGGATGGGAATAAAAtcagagactcaggagtgaagagtctctctgctctactggagaatcctctctgtaaactggagacactgag AGCTAAAGTAGAGAACAGAATCAACAG gttgtgtggttgtgGTGTCTCAGACGAAGGCTGTaatgctctgacttcagctctgagatcaaacccctcacacctgagagacctgAATCTGTCTGAGAATAaactaggagactcaggagtgaagagtctctctgctctactggagaatcctctctgtaaactggagacactag